Genomic segment of Nothobranchius furzeri strain GRZ-AD chromosome 12, NfurGRZ-RIMD1, whole genome shotgun sequence:
ACCGACCACAGCAGCTGTAAAGGCCTCCGTATGAGGAAAACTCAAGGATTCAAACGGTTTGGTGGAGTGGAACTCAGACCTCTGAATCACGTCTCGGCCAACCACTTCCTGTTTACCTGCTTATGCACATTTTATTTACACAGTCACAACATGCACCTGTACCTGTGAGCGACGACGGGGTTTTAAAACTTCATAAACTAAGGCTGCTTCCCTCTGAAGTTTAAGAGATTCTCCTGATTTGATATAAAAAGCTCTGATAATCTGAATTCACTTCCCCGGGCTGAGGCGTGTTTGGGGTTTCCTAGTTGCTTCCCGGTACAACTCTAACATTGTACGGCGTTTGAGGTAGATGAGAGCCACCAGCCAGCGTAGCAGTTAAACCAGCTGATGTGTGCGTCCTACAGCACACACTCAGCACAGTGGAGCCCGTAAATGAACTGAAGGCGTTCCTAATTaatgcagagctcacgctgcaTCAGACAGCTTTGTCTCCTGCAGCGAACGACCGAACTGCTGCAGATAATGGTCCCTTTGGACTTTTATAACCCTGTTAGCATCATTTACGTCTTTGTCTTTAAAAAACTACATTTGTGGTCCTAATAcacgttttattttaatttttggatgaatgagCTGGATAAGGTACTCGTTAGACAGACGGTAGTACTACCAACGGCCACACGGTGGAGCTGTAGCGAATGAgctaacattttctaaatgcttttttgtatttttacattttttttgtttttgtgaagcgcctcgtgattttcatcttgagaggcgctatagaaatgatattttctttcttcttcttcgaaCACTGGGTTCTGCTGGGTTTGGGATCTTGAAGTCTCGTGGTCAGTCTGAACGGCAGTTGTAACGTTGCGGGTCGCCCGGTTTCTAGAAGTCGTCGCTCAGGAAGCAGCGATGGTGGTGCCGCCGCTGAGGCGCAGCAGGATCTGCTGACAGTCCTGCAGGGAGCGGCGGTCTCCCACCCGCTCCAGGGTCCGTTTGGCCTCGGCCAGCAGGCGGGCTCGGTGACCCGGCGGGGTCAGCAGGGGCATGGGCAGGTGGCGGCAGGCGAGAAGAATGGCGTGggccctctccctctcacccacAACACACTCGCCCTCTGATGGTGGCAGGAGGGAGAGAGAAGAAACAGGAAGTTGAGGATTAATAGTCAGCCTCCCTAAAGGCAGCCATGTTGCTCCTCAAACGAAGCAGAGTAGCAGATTGTGACCCAGCGCTGAAGGGGTCTGATTTAAGTGGCTCTACGTACCGGCCGAGTAGGGGCTGTGGGTCCTGCGCCGCAGGTTGTGCTCCAACAGCTGGTGAGTCCTCGTTGGACTGGCTCCGGCCATCAGCCGCACCGTGGTCTCATGGAGGAAAACCTGGGGGGTGGGGGCGTGGTTAGAGGCATTATCCACACCTTTCAGGTCAACGATTTTAACCGAGACGTGGAGGAACGACGGAGTTGGAACTGGAAGTAAAACGGGGCCAAACAGGAAGGAAGTACCAGGATGTACCTTGTGTTGGGCCTGTCTGTAGCACTGTGTGAGCTTCCTGAGCGCGCTCAGGTCCCTCTGGAAGCCAGCCAACTGGGATCCAGGAGCCGGGCCGGGCTCCCCGTTACTGCTGCCTCCTCGCTGCCACAAACTGGTCCTTAACGTCAGCAGCAGGTCGCACACGAGAAGCTCCACCCCCTTGGAAGGTTAAAAAGCAAACAACTGTTTCTATATTACCAAATCATGTTGTGATTTACCAAAGTACTGAAGAAGTCAAATTTGCACTAGCAGGAAGGAGCCCAGCACGCCAGAagtccaccccccccacccccgcaagTGAGGTGGCATGGAGCGGGTGCGTGCAGATCACAGAGGCCTCTGTATTGCACTGCAGACACATTGCACTCAGGTTCAGGATCATGCAATGCAACTACAATGCACCACAGCCGCCTCcttccacccacccccccaccaacATGCAGCGACCCGAGACGCGTGCATCAGAAACACGGAGGTGAAGCCCTCAACCCAGACTCAGGTTTTAGGAAGAGCAGATCCGCGTTTGCAGGTTCGGTGAGGACGTTTGTTTGGACCCTGACCTTGTTGAGCAGGTTTCCCGACTGAGAAAGAGGCACAGAGACGCTGGAGCGCAGGTAGCTGCTGGCTCTGTCACAGTGGGACAGGCAGGAGACCACCGCCTCTCCTTTCAGAGGGGACAGGCTCATCTGGACCACCTTAGAGAGGAGAAGCACGGCTTTGGGTAGACGGTGGCTGAAACGGAGAGGGAGGAGATCGTTACGATTATTGTTTATTAAAGATGCTTCAGTGTTTGTGCAGCTCTGACTTAGGGGTTGGAAATAAGTCAGAAATAACCTTTAATCTGCTCATTTAGCTTTaaggaccaagttcactcattttattcaacacatctgcagtggaagTGTATGAATGACTCGTGTGCGGATGTCCGTGGAAAAAAAGCtcttgcgctcctgtttcagggagtAAGAGTTAGTTGTTGGGTATTATTAATGATAATCGGACATCTCACCCGTCCCCCACTCTACTCTCCACTCCTTGTTCACTTCATGACTCATTATGCTGCCTCACGGCCACCGAGGACTGACTGATTGGagttttgttgttagcctcaagggcaacctgctggctgtaGGTCACTCTGGACAAAAGCATCCTCCAAATACACAAACATAAgtaaaaaaaatggtttctcagtgaacttggtctttaaaaataattttgaccAAACTTTAGGTGAAAATGTGCTTtaactagataaattgcatttcttgcagaaatgctgtttgaatgctggatagcttaaactgttagctgaatcagcttaatagctgaactgaagctgaaagtatgcaaaactgtcaaaatgagctgaatgtgttgaaagatgtagaagcaaaaatcactaatgagcaaataaagcacaaaaagtatgaTCGGACAATCGAGGAGGAAAGTGCGGAGGAGAGGCCGCCGCGCGTTTCATAAATCAGCCTTTTGACTGTTCGCGTACACGTTCTAAATTTCAGTCGTAGGAGAGAATAAATTACTGTTTTCACGAACGCTTGATAAACGAGGCCCCTGGTCTCCACAGTAACGTTTACTTTATTGGTGTTTATACGGATTTGTCCCAACAGAATCGATCAAATGTTTAACGCAAATGATAATATCTACATTTGATTACTACATTCCTCCATAGTTTACTTCAGCGCACTTACTCGAGAATGTGCAAAGCTCTCGGCATTCGCTCGGCTTCTGCCAACAGCGTCCTGACTGTGGCGTCGTCCCCCTGCAGCCAGAGAACCGCAGCCTTCAGAACCAGAGCCCACCAGCGACTCACCGGGTCTCGCACTGGACACAAGAACACCAGGAAAACTTTAGGCATCGTTTAGTCCTTAGCCCCGCCCCCGAACGTCACACACTGAGTTTTTCTGCGAGAAAACAAACTGAATcgcatgaaaaaaataaataaaacacaaacagatTTGTGCCGGAAGACTAAAACACGAGAGTTCTGAGAAACAGGAACTCTGTCTTCCTGGGACTGAACAACAAACGGGTGGTGTTCAAACCTGAGACGGTGGTGTGACTGGGAGGAGTCGGGAAGGGGGGAGGAGGGGAAGGAGAGTCCTCTGTGCAGCTATTCAACAGCTCGAGGAACTCCAGGGCGTTGGAAAATTCCCTGGAAAAAGAGCGAGACGGTTATTTGTACGGAGGAGGACGCGAGTGAAGAACCAGAGCACCTGGATGGCGACTCACCCACAGCTGTTCTTGCCGCCATCAGAGTCGCTCTGCGGCTGGATGAGCGTGTGAACGGCTCTCTCCAGGAGCTTCCTGCAGAAACATCGGTGCAGCTGGGCGATGGGGTCAGCTGGGGACAAACACAAAGCGTCGACTTCATTCAAATCACAAAACAAAAACCGAACCAAACAGGAAGAAACAAACCTGCGTCTCTCTGAGAGGTGTACACTTCGTCGCCGCTGTCGGACTTCACCGACCAATCACAGCTCAGGAAGAACTGCCTACCCAGCGGTGTGAAGAGCCAGCGGAGGCAGTCGGGGATCTGCTTGGTCTCGGTCTGGTTGGCCACGCCCTCTGCGCAGCCCAGAAGGTAACCCTggagacaaacaggaagtgagtcaAAGCTGCAGAAGCAAATGCGAGGATGCCTTTGGTCTGGAGGCGGGAAGCAGACACGTACAGGTAGACAGGACAGGTGGTGGCCCAGGACGGAGCGCAGGGCCGTCGCTGCAGTCACGTACATCTGAGCCAGCTGAGTCGGCGCCATCTTGCCCTGAGCGCTCTCACTGAGGTTGACGGCGTTCAGAGACAGAGACAGCGCCCACCAGCTGCTGCGCTGAGGCAGCTTCCCTGCAGAAACACGTTTAGGGTGGTGTGAGTACGAGGGAAGCCCTGAGCTGACTGTGCAGACGACCTCTGACCTGTGAGCTGCAGCTGGCTGAGCTGGTGGTAAACCAGTGCTGCGTCCCTGGCGCTGGTCCTCGCCTCCTCCCCCTCGTGCTTCCCTCCGACCTGGTGGACCAGCCAGCCCAGAGGCGTCGGGCGATGCAAGCAGTAGCGAATAAAATTCCAGGAGAGAGAACAAACCAGGTCCAGACCGGTGGAGGGGAGCGCTCTCGTCAGCACGGACAGGCAGGTCTCTAGACTGGCCATCGCCGCCGCGTAATCTCCCTTTGAGAGAGAGGTGAGAGAAATAAGGAGCCAGGACCGAACCGGCAGAAAACTGAGGGGGGGATCACGACTCGGACACGAGgaagaaaagtaaaaaataaaaccgCTCGGGGAAAAGGAGAACTAGAGACATCAGAAGGATCAGATCACAGGCAGGAGAGAGCGAGGAGCTCTTCGGTGTAAAAACGCTGCGTGTGGAGAGAGAGGGAGTCCAGCACACGCAGCGTTCACCCGCACCGCTTCGGTTCTCACCCGCTTCAGATGCAGGTCTGCTTGCTTGCGGTGCCTCCAGAAGGACACGGATTTAGGCGAATGAAGCGGCGTCACCGGCTCCCACAGGTACAGAACCCTGACGCACCCCCACAGAGCTCCCACTCCACTCAGCACCCAGACAATCACCCACGGCAACAGGCACCGCAGCCACGACGCTGGCGAGATAAAACACGAGGTAAGATCTCGGCTCCTCTGTAGGGAAGCACAAACCCTAAAGCCTCACCGAAGTCCTGGGAGTGGGTCGGGAACCAGACCAGAGTCCTGGATGGGATGTGGCCTGCAGACAGACCCGGGTTCCCCGCGGCCTCCGAGCCCAGCAGCGAGGGCAGCGGGTTCAGGGACAGACAGAAGAACGTCAGAGCGCAAAGAAGGAGCCGAGAGCGATCCATCACCCCCACCGTGGAGGGGGAATCCGGCTCGCTCTTCACCTGAAACACAAAGACGGGTTTAAATTAGGATTTCTGCCACTTTGAAGAGTTCCCGCAATATTTAGGACGTAACctctttctccaaactgaggcccttCAGGAGGTCATCTCCGCTGAACGTTTGGACAAAACAAACCTGTAAATCCTGCCGGTGATGAAACAACTCACCGGGTCGTGATCCAGTAGAGGACTTCCCGGCTCAGAGTCAACGCAGTACGGAGAGAACTGGTGAGGAGAACCGGAGCCGGAGTCGGAGGCGGGAGGTGACATCATCACCACTTCTGGTTTGAGCTCCACGTCCTCGGGTAAGGACGCGGCCCCTGGGAGAGACGGGGGCGCGTTCGTTTCAGTGTCAGGCCGCTATGAATGATGCTGGAGTGTTTAGAAACACTCACCGTTCTTCTGGTTGGCCATCTTCAGGGTCAGGTTCTCCTGCCGCAGCTTGTGGTTGACCTGCTGCAGGTATTTTATGTAGTCGATGGCCTTCCTCAGCACTCCGGACTTGTGCATCTGAGTGGGGAAGGTAGAGATAAACAAATGCAGCTTTTCTCCGTTACGCCTCTAACACCTTTCCTGGTTGCACCTTCGCATCGTTGCCCATGACCAGGTCTCTGAGCTCCATGATCTTGTCGTTGATGGACGACCTGTATCTCTTCTCGATGATGTTGTGGGTTGTTCTCCTTTCACCCTCCTTCACCACCACTCCCGGCCCCATGCCTCCTGCCATCACCTGGCTCGGCTCCACGCTCGCCCTGGGCCCGGCGGTGCAGGGGGAGGAGCCTGGAGGCAGCTGTTTGATGGGCAGCTTGTCTCCTCCCATCACCACGGGAACGGTGGTCAGAATGTTGCTGCCCATCAGAGTCTGGGGACGAAAGACAGATGTGAGGGCCCATCAAGACCAGTCACGAGCTGGTCGCGGGTTCGCCCACGCCGCCTACCGGGACTTGTAGCGCGGCGTTCTGGATGGGCGTGGTCAGGGTGGCGATGCCCGCGGGGCTCTGCACGGTGGACAACACCTGCGTCCCGTCGGGTTTCAGCGTCGTGAGGACCAGCGAGTCCGTCTTGAGGATCTGAGGCTGCTGGACCAAAACCTGAAGGGGTGCATAAACCTTTCGTTTTTACTGAAATGAAACTTTAATCAGGTCAGACGACCTCAGCGCTAGTCACCCTTACAGGCACCTGCTGCTGCACAGCGTGGACTGTGGTGGGCGCTGTGGAGAGGGTCTGGATGGTCTGACCCGTCGCGGTCAGCAGGCGCTGATGCTGAATGGTGACTGGCTGCAGCTGTGGCGATGTCATGATGCTCTGCACTTGTGGCTGAATGACTggaggaataaaaacagaaatctgATCACGTTTAAAGCGCCGGAGCTCTGCAGCAGAAGCTGACAATCATCAGCAGATCTACTCCTCTCCATCACTGCGGTCACCTTGGAAACTAGGAGCAGCACTATGATGGCAGATGACCGGGCTCTGGATGAAGCGTGACTGTCCACCGTTGGAGGCGATCATCACGGTTTGGGCTGCCTGCGTCTGGATGGGGAGGGGCGTCTGGCTGTGGGTCTGAACCAAAGTCTGGACCGGGAAGTTCTGGGTCTGCAAGGAAACTCCCTGCGCGTGCACCTGCATTTAAACCAAACAGAATCTGCTTTAGAAAGCCGATGGTTAGCTGACACGGAGCCCGACCGCAGACAGAATAAAACACGCCGATACCTGGATGGTGGGCTGGGACGTCTGATGGGGTTGGATGGGCTGAGGCCGCGGCTGGAGCAGCGGAGGGCTGCGGGTCACCTGCTGCACCGTAGGGGTGGCGGCGGTGGCGAGGGAGGGCGTCTGAGCAGgcgtgaggggaggggtgaggggCAGGGTCTGGGGGGAAGCGAGGTAGGCAGTGGCGGTGGGTGTCTGAATGGCCATCTGGGGGGCGGAGCCAACAGCTTGCACAGAGCTTGCCGTGGTCATCTGTTCTTCAAACATGTCTGGGAAGTCCCCCACCTGGTTGCTGACGAACTGCAGCATCTCTGTGGAGAAACCCAGAAACCCGTCACATGTTTAAAAATGTGAAACGTTCACGAGGATCACGTTTAAGCGAAGAGAGGTCCTCACTGGGCCGGCGTTTGTGTCCGCGGTCCTGAAACTGATGGAAAGCAGTAAAGAGACCAGAGTGCAGCTTTTATTAAGATGTCTGAACCTCGCTAACAGATAAGAGCACAAACTGACCTCGACGTGACGCCTTGACCCCCACAGGTGCCGCTACCGTTCTACTGATGAGTTAACTCGAAGCAGCCGCCACACAGAAAACCTTGAGAAAGGAGGGGGTTATCTTCACGGCCCTGAACCACGCCGCTGTTGTGCAACTACTGATAGCTTTCCTTAAGAACTGGGTCACAACCGATCAATAATTAACCAATCACATCTCAGCTACACGAGGAGCCCACCCAGGTCGGTCAGGACGGGTCTTTCTGTGACCTGCCACGACCGTTGGACCAACGAGAGTTCAGATTTCCTGACTGATCGCGGATCGGGCGTCCATCGGTCAGGGCCACCGGCCCGTAGCCTTGAACTTCGTCCCGCTGTCCCGCATCCCGACACTTCCACAGACAAATAGCGCATTTATAGATGCTGTGAGCTTTAAAGAACCCACCAGAGTCCAGGCAGCTGAGTTTATCTGCTCCATGCACCGTCCCATCTCTTCAAAATAACCCAGTTATtctttatttatctttattttcatAGACTTGATTTTCTGTCTCAGGGTTTATACCGCAAACTGTAATCTGACTCTTGGATTACCGTTAATCTGAGAAACGATAACAGTATAAACAAAACCTCAGGCAAACGTGACCTGAATCCATCTGACTGTAAATATAAACATATTTAATGCAAGTGAGGAAGTTTTAGTGAAGCGTTTGTGATGCGAGTCACAAACCTGATGATGACGGGTGTAATAAAAGCCACTTTTCTTCCTCCGTGTGAAATTTACCAACAGAGTTATAATAAATAAGTGAAAAATTACACGTTTTACATCAACTTAGCTCGTATGAACGACACACGAGTGAGTGTGAAGCACAGGATCCAAGAACAGCAGCAAGTACGATAAATGACCCCACTAAATAAACGGTTATCTGAGCAGGAATTTCTCGCTCATGTTTACATTTGATGAACGTTCTGCTAGCTGGTGGTCCACCAGGCAGAAGAAGCCCACAGGAACCCTGCAGCAGACCTTTTAGAGGATAAGATctttccagaactgcgctgctctgggtggctgcatgtcggagtagctctgttgactatatgcaagttttgccttttcttgggacattttttcttctagtttctcaagaaaaactgtattttttggacactttacttttctgtttctggtgctgtgaagcttggaggatttttacagcaattttttttagcttttttcactttttgagcatttgttatgatgcgtaaccatggcaacaagctggtttacaatcaggagcagctgattaacattggaaaggctgaaataatacctcaactgaagccacaaatcccaaatgagctaaaacgcaagaagcgtgggtgcagagtgggagcaaaacggagacagagaaagggaAAATTCAAACCGTCTCTTCCATCGattataatgggcaatgtgagatcactggccaacaagatggaggaactccaagccctttcaaggactcagacagagtttcggcagtttcggaaccgcttgaGGAGATCatacaaagaaggattctccagagaatcaagaaaatgatggacaaccctgagcattctcttcacaagactgtccgacaacggaagagtgtcttcagtcagaggcttcttcagtttggctgcaacactgaccgctactggagatccttcctgccaacagccattgtaatatacaacaactctttggtgacttgattattattattattctgagctactacagcaatcaatttccctttgggattaataaagtatttttgaatttgaattgaagagCACAAGATGAGGTGAAGGAAAAGCAGCTTCCTGTTTGAACGGCAGGAGAGGAGACAGGAACAGGCTGAAGGTGGGGAAACTGATGTATTTTTAGCTGCTGGTCCACATCTGAGAGGCACACCCTGATGTAGGTGTGGAGATGAGCTGTAGGAAGTGGAAGGACAGCAGCACAGACAGTAAAGAGCCGGTTTAGTtcagaaaaaaatcaaaaacatgAAACAAATAAGGACCAAAGGCGTTAAAAAGAGCTGAACAAGTGCTCCAGCGGCTGAGAGGATCTGGTTTAGCAGCGATTCTTCTCTAGATGCCACCTTGCTAGCTGCGCCCCTGATTCTGTTAGCTCTTTGCCAATATTGACTCTGCCCACATTCACCAGATAACAATGGTCATGATGCAAACACAAGAGTTAAAGTGGAGCGTGAGTGTGGACAAAGGAAGTCAAACAGACACAAGGATCTGAATCTGCCTCATGACATCGCCTCTGTTCTGGGACACGTTTAGATCCCAGCAGAAGGATGTGATTTAATATAAGCTCAAGAACATTTGAGCTCCTCACACGTGATGCACGCTTTAGGGACGGACTGTTACCGAGAAGCAGCGCAAAGCATAAACAGGACACATAAAGGGTTCAGTCTCGTGACGACGATTCAGGTTTTACTGAAGCAAACCGCCACGGCGTTGGTAAAACGTGGCTCTGTCGAACTCTAAAGGTGACCAGATTAGATTTTATCTGTGGCTGGAAGAACATCCTGATGGAAAACGGTCTGCATCCTTTAGGTTTGGACCAGACACAACCAGCATGAAGCCGTACTGCTGGGAATTAACCAGCCATCATCTATTTGACGCAACCGGTACATTTCTCTCTTTTGATACCAGATTAAGTGGGAATACAAAACCGTGGGTGCTTTGCTGTCTGCTCATCCCAGAGGCCAACATTTCACCCGCTAGCTTCCACACGAACAAAGAAGCTAAGAAAACTTTTCTTTTACATTAATTATTCGTTTGGGGAAATAAAAGCTAACATTTAATGTAAGATaataacataaaaatataaagtttgTAAACTGTAACTTTTTATTCTTAGCTGAATTTCTAATTTTAAATAGTTTTTCTGGTAAATCTAAATGTGCAAAACTGCTCTATAAAGGTAATCATCTAATATTAAGAGAATACTAATTAGAGGCAATAATGTTTGACTCTTTATTCAAACATCTCCACGTTTTGTAgaatttttgctgtttttttctgattaCTTCAAGCTTCAATGACATGTAAGGACCAAAATATGTTTCTAAGTGTTTGATCTTCAATCTAAAGATTTAAAAGAGAAATAGCATTAGAAGGAGAAACAGGTGTGGTTACAGAAATCTGTaacatctttaaagagcaagtcaccccctaccatagtattactcaactcccacttcctgtttgaaaaatgcaacaaatgctgtttcctagcaggccgagagggccaagccgctaacacacacacacacacacacacacacacacacacacacacggtcccagctaacgttctagggtacctcgtaGCCAATAGCGAtttcagatttaaattaaaatgcagtgcagagtttttaaatggtaaaatggcctgtatttgatatagtgccttctaaagtcatggaacccctcaagaccctttacaacacaatcagtcattcacccattcacacacacattcacacactggtggggatgagctacgatgtagccacagctgccctggggcgcactaacagaggcgaggctgccgagcactggcgccaccggtccctccgaccaccaccagcaggcaacgtgggttaggtgtcttgcccaaggacacagcgacaggggctcgaacctgcaaccttcagattacggggcgagcacttaactcctgtaccaCCGTCACcccgtttttacctgacaacactgacagttttaggcagaaaattttaatttttaactaaaatgcactaaagtgcaaaactattgactacacgtgtctgcaattagacacacatttatgtagtttatctgaaaaataagttgatttgggggtgacttgctctttaagcttagCCTGTGAAAGCCCAAATCACCACTGATTTTCTTTCATGATCCAGTATCAAACCACAGACCATCCTCACTGGTGATGTTTTGGTTTCCCAGTCTAAACTGGAAGTTttacagcaatgaatgctgtttaAATAATCTGCAGAACAGAATAGGTACAGATTAAAATGTCAAAGGGTAAACATAGTCTAAAGAACTACGATCAGATTTCTTAAAATATTTTAACATCAGGTTTCAGATGTCATGTTTGAAGTTATATAAAATAGAATATTGTCTTAATTTAATGTTGGATAAAACAAGAACAGAGAAACTATTCTACGTTTTAATATTTGAAAACAAAAGTCCCACATGAAACATCTGTTGCCTCCGGACACGGGACGCGCTTCTTGCCGTTCGCTTTTGCTTCATAGAAAAAGGGACGAGAGTCTGTAAACATAGTCACCAAGAAGCAATTTCAACCTCACAGATGGCTGATAATAAACATAAATCACCACAAATGAACTCCAATCATCACACAAAGCAACATAGATGCATGCAGCAAAAGGACGAACACATTTAAGCAACACAAACTATTGGGCTAGCATGTTAGcggctaaataaataaacctttaATGTAGACTAGCTTAGACGGGCTCCTACATGGAAACAAGCCAAACtctcaggaaaacaacaacaaaccgcGCAGGCAGAGAGGTCAACTCACCATCGATGTCTCCCAAAGTGAATTCGTCCCCTAGCTCTGCTAAAGTCGGGTCCATGGTCTCCATCGGGCTGATGTACTCTCCGGTGTCCATCCTGTTTGTCAGCGACTCGCGTCTCCAACTGTCACAGGAGGGTCGCGAGGACTAAAACACACCACTAGCCTCCACTTCCGCCTTTCCCCGAAGCTAACAACGAACGTATCCGAATTAAAATCCCGACTTTTACCGGAATAACCTTAAAACGACACCAAAGCCTCAAGAGAGGCAGACATTTACGCCGATAAACTCATCTTCACTGATTAATTGCCATGGCGACGCCATCTTGTTTTACGCTAATTACGTCATTCACAATCGAAAGCTGTGGCCCAAGAAGCCGCCTGATTGGTTAAAACTCGGCCGTTCTTGTCATGAGACCAGTCGTCTTCGTCCAATGAGAATGTCGCATTCACTGTGGTCTGATAGTACGTCAAGCATCAGAAGCTGGTGTGTCATTTGAAAACCGCCCCTCCATCATTTTACAAATACCTCACGAGGCTGATCACAAGGATGAGTGTGAAAACAACACGTATTAGCTCCACGTTATTTAATAGAATGTTCATTTAAATTATCTAAGGCAAAGCCCAAGGATATAATAAACAAAAGCAATTTAACGAATGTTTAAACACGCATCAATATTTATCAACATAAAAACATCATCACGTTTCTTGTAAAAGTGGCACAGAAAAAAACTTCATACTTAAAGGTGTTGATTCTTTTAATTTATTGCAGCAAAAACAAAACTACAAATACGTAttatcatttttttaaaataaaacaagcgTT
This window contains:
- the srebf2 gene encoding sterol regulatory element-binding protein 2, translated to MDTGEYISPMETMDPTLAELGDEFTLGDIDEMLQFVSNQVGDFPDMFEEQMTTASSVQAVGSAPQMAIQTPTATAYLASPQTLPLTPPLTPAQTPSLATAATPTVQQVTRSPPLLQPRPQPIQPHQTSQPTIQVHAQGVSLQTQNFPVQTLVQTHSQTPLPIQTQAAQTVMIASNGGQSRFIQSPVICHHSAAPSFQVIQPQVQSIMTSPQLQPVTIQHQRLLTATGQTIQTLSTAPTTVHAVQQQVPVLVQQPQILKTDSLVLTTLKPDGTQVLSTVQSPAGIATLTTPIQNAALQVPTLMGSNILTTVPVVMGGDKLPIKQLPPGSSPCTAGPRASVEPSQVMAGGMGPGVVVKEGERRTTHNIIEKRYRSSINDKIMELRDLVMGNDAKMHKSGVLRKAIDYIKYLQQVNHKLRQENLTLKMANQKNGAASLPEDVELKPEVVMMSPPASDSGSGSPHQFSPYCVDSEPGSPLLDHDPVKSEPDSPSTVGVMDRSRLLLCALTFFCLSLNPLPSLLGSEAAGNPGLSAGHIPSRTLVWFPTHSQDFASWLRCLLPWVIVWVLSGVGALWGCVRVLYLWEPVTPLHSPKSVSFWRHRKQADLHLKRGDYAAAMASLETCLSVLTRALPSTGLDLVCSLSWNFIRYCLHRPTPLGWLVHQVGGKHEGEEARTSARDAALVYHQLSQLQLTGKLPQRSSWWALSLSLNAVNLSESAQGKMAPTQLAQMYVTAATALRSVLGHHLSCLPGYLLGCAEGVANQTETKQIPDCLRWLFTPLGRQFFLSCDWSVKSDSGDEVYTSQRDAADPIAQLHRCFCRKLLERAVHTLIQPQSDSDGGKNSCGEFSNALEFLELLNSCTEDSPSPPPPFPTPPSHTTVSVRDPVSRWWALVLKAAVLWLQGDDATVRTLLAEAERMPRALHILDHRLPKAVLLLSKVVQMSLSPLKGEAVVSCLSHCDRASSYLRSSVSVPLSQSGNLLNKGVELLVCDLLLTLRTSLWQRGGSSNGEPGPAPGSQLAGFQRDLSALRKLTQCYRQAQHKVFLHETTVRLMAGASPTRTHQLLEHNLRRRTHSPYSAEGECVVGERERAHAILLACRHLPMPLLTPPGHRARLLAEAKRTLERVGDRRSLQDCQQILLRLSGGTTIAAS